In Hermetia illucens chromosome 5, iHerIll2.2.curated.20191125, whole genome shotgun sequence, a single window of DNA contains:
- the LOC119657400 gene encoding endocuticle structural glycoprotein SgAbd-2-like yields MVKFMVFVALISVAFAAPEHYISPEGGAEIKGYAADLRPDGSYRYAYETSNGIAAQEEGVGSHHANGGFSYTSPEGIPIKIEYTADENGFHPDGAHLPIPPPIPEEILKSLQWNAAHPEEDDPQYEIHSRHL; encoded by the exons ATGGTTAAGTTT ATGGTATTTGTTGCTCTTATTAGTGTAGCATTTGCTGCACCAGAACATTACATAAGCCCGGAAGGTGGCGCAGAAATTAAGGGCTATGCGGCTGACCTTCGACCAGATGGGTCTTATCGTTATGCTTATGAAACTTCAAATGGAATTGCTGCACAAGAGGAGGGAGTAGGCTCCCATCATGCCAACGGTGGATTCTCTTACACTTCACCTGAAGGAATACCCATTAAAATTGAATATACCGCGGATGAAAACGGTTTCCATCCAGATGGTGCCCATTTGCCCATTCCACCACCAATTCCagaagaaattttgaaatcacTGCAGTGGAATGCTGCCCATCCAGAAGAAGATGATCCACAATATGAAATTCATTCCAGACATTTGTAG